In one window of Paraflavitalea soli DNA:
- a CDS encoding MBOAT family O-acyltransferase, with translation MVFNSITFLIFSGIFFPVYFLTKGKVRLWWILLASYVFYGWWDWRFLTLIMISTFMDYNFGKLIGATEEKRKRRTYLIFSMIMNLGFLGFFKYFNFFIDSFVSMMHAFGFQPSVSTLQIMLPIGISFYTFQSLSYTIDIYRREIPVERNMLKFAAFIALFPQLVAGPIVRARDLLPQMNTDKKFDWDNFNSGMGRILWGFFKKVAIADSLAPFVDQCWADPSKFSSSHLLVGVVFYSFQIYCDFSGYSDIAIGLARIMGYRFVENFKTPYFSQSFSEFWTRWHISLSSWLRDYLYIPLGGNRKGKLNTYKNNMITMLLGGLWHGANLAFIFWGFLHGIYLILQRFTTPIWRKFVQLVRMPAFINSAICILVVYILTVLAWIYFRSGSMGHSSFTVANTIIGRILSFEDFTWYSVLSKYQVLKGFLLLFIMLSVEITNQRMSWNVTQLRRPALRIALFVSVLWLIALFGTFSANSFIYFQF, from the coding sequence ATGGTATTCAACAGCATTACATTCTTAATATTCAGTGGCATCTTTTTCCCGGTTTACTTTCTTACTAAAGGAAAAGTACGCCTGTGGTGGATCTTATTGGCCAGCTATGTGTTTTATGGCTGGTGGGATTGGCGCTTTCTCACCCTCATCATGATCTCCACCTTCATGGATTACAACTTCGGTAAACTCATCGGAGCCACCGAGGAAAAACGCAAACGCCGTACCTACCTCATCTTTAGCATGATCATGAACCTCGGTTTCCTGGGGTTCTTCAAATATTTCAACTTCTTTATCGATTCCTTTGTCAGCATGATGCATGCCTTTGGGTTCCAGCCCTCCGTCAGCACCCTGCAGATCATGCTGCCCATAGGTATCTCTTTCTATACCTTCCAGAGCTTGTCCTACACCATTGATATTTACCGCCGCGAAATACCCGTGGAGCGCAACATGCTCAAGTTTGCAGCCTTTATTGCCCTCTTCCCGCAATTGGTGGCCGGTCCCATCGTGAGGGCCCGCGACCTGTTGCCACAGATGAATACCGATAAGAAATTTGATTGGGACAATTTCAACTCCGGCATGGGCCGTATACTTTGGGGCTTTTTCAAAAAAGTAGCCATTGCCGATTCCCTGGCTCCCTTTGTAGACCAGTGTTGGGCCGATCCTTCCAAATTCTCCTCCTCCCACCTGTTGGTAGGAGTCGTATTTTATTCCTTTCAGATCTATTGTGATTTCTCCGGCTATTCCGATATCGCCATAGGCCTGGCCCGCATCATGGGTTATCGCTTTGTGGAGAATTTCAAAACACCTTATTTCTCACAAAGCTTCAGCGAATTCTGGACACGTTGGCATATCTCCCTGTCCAGCTGGTTGCGTGATTACCTTTACATCCCTCTTGGAGGCAACAGGAAGGGTAAACTCAACACCTACAAAAACAACATGATCACCATGCTGCTGGGAGGGCTGTGGCATGGCGCCAACCTCGCCTTCATATTCTGGGGTTTCCTGCATGGTATATACCTTATTCTCCAGCGGTTCACCACCCCCATCTGGCGCAAATTCGTTCAGCTGGTGCGCATGCCCGCTTTCATCAACTCTGCCATTTGTATCCTAGTCGTGTATATATTGACCGTCCTGGCCTGGATCTACTTCCGGTCAGGCAGCATGGGCCATTCCAGTTTCACCGTTGCCAACACCATTATTGGTCGCATCTTGTCTTTCGAAGACTTCACCTGGTACAGTGTGCTAAGTAAATACCAGGTATTGAAAGGCTTCTTATTATTGTTTATCATGTTGTCTGTAGAGATCACCAACCAGCGTATGTCATGGAATGTAACACAGTTGCGCCGTCCCGCATTGCGCATAGCACTCTTTGTGTCCGTTCTATGGCTGATCGCCCTGTTCGGAACCTTCTCTGCCAACTCATTTATATATTTCCAGTTTTAA
- the cmk gene encoding (d)CMP kinase: MEKKIIITIDGWSSCGKSTLAKQLARELGYVYIDSGAMYRAITLYFLRNHLDWTKHKAVEDALTKINLEFLSNHKNGQSEIYLNGENVEYVIRDLVVAEKVSEVAAIKEVRQFAVRQQQDMGQKKGIVMDGRDIGTVVFPDAELKIFMTADNAIRVERRFRELYEKNPNITIEEVKANLEMRDYIDSHREVSPLRQAEDALLLDNSRLTMREQLDIALKWVHERLKMA, translated from the coding sequence ATGGAAAAAAAGATCATCATTACCATCGACGGCTGGTCGTCATGCGGCAAAAGTACCCTTGCAAAACAATTGGCACGCGAACTGGGCTATGTATATATTGACAGTGGCGCCATGTACCGCGCTATTACCCTTTATTTCCTGCGCAATCACCTCGATTGGACAAAGCACAAGGCCGTAGAGGATGCCTTGACGAAAATAAACCTCGAATTCCTTTCTAACCACAAGAATGGACAAAGCGAAATTTACCTCAATGGAGAAAATGTGGAGTATGTGATCCGTGACCTGGTAGTGGCCGAAAAAGTAAGTGAAGTAGCTGCTATCAAGGAAGTGCGTCAGTTTGCCGTCAGACAGCAGCAGGACATGGGCCAGAAAAAAGGTATCGTCATGGATGGACGCGATATCGGTACCGTCGTATTCCCCGATGCAGAATTAAAGATATTCATGACCGCTGATAATGCCATCCGGGTGGAGCGCCGCTTCAGAGAACTCTACGAGAAAAACCCCAACATTACCATTGAAGAAGTAAAGGCTAACCTCGAAATGCGGGATTACATCGATTCACACCGCGAGGTAAGCCCCCTCCGGCAGGCAGAAGATGCCCTCCTGCTTGATAATTCCAGGCTCACCATGCGCGAGCAGTTGGACATTGCCCTTAAATGGGTGCACGAACGCCTGAAAATGGCCTGA
- a CDS encoding ATP-dependent Clp protease ATP-binding subunit, translated as MDNNFSAQVKEIISFSREEALRLGNDFIGTEHLLLGLIREGENTAVRILKSFNVDLYELRKEVELAVKDKTGKNIANINSLPLTKQAEKVIRVTVLEAKALKSPTVETEHLMLSILKNKENIATQILNQFDVDYDLFRNELGVVKSNDVRSEYADENEDDFDEEKKYSQQKSRAAGNAKSKTPVLDNFGRDITRLAESGALDPIVGREEEIERVSQILSRRKKNNPILIGEPGVGKTAIVEGLALRIVQRKVSRVLFDKRVISLDLAALVAGTKYRGQFEERMKAIMNELEKNRDVILFIDEIHTIVGAGGASGSLDASNIFKPALARGELQCIGASTLDEYRMYIEKDGALDRRFQKVMVEPPSVDETIQILNNIKSKYEDYHNVTYNDEAIDACVKLSDRYITDRLLPDKAIDVMDEVGARVHLKNINVPKEILDLEKKIEDVKVEKNKVVKSQKFEEAASLRDTEKRLQEELEKAKASWEEESKHKRYPIDEEAIAEVVSMMTGIPVKRMVQAETEKLRNMTIDMSNVVVGQNDAITKVVKAIQRNRVGLKDPKKPIGTFIFLGPTGVGKTELARALARYMFDSEDALIRIDMSEYMEKFTVSRLIGAPPGYVGYEEGGQLTERVRRKPYSVILLDEIEKAHPDIYNILLQVLDDGQLTDGLGRKVDFKNTLIIMTSNIGVRQLKDFGDGVGFATASRTQNSEENNKAVIEKALKRTFSPEFLNRIDDVVIFNSLTKEHIFLIIDILMKGVMKRLLSLGFSLELTEEAKNFIAEKGYDQQFGARPLHRAIQKYLEDPLAEEILNLHIKQGDIMIADLDKEKTKIQFSLKEPTKEKSEAS; from the coding sequence ATGGATAACAATTTTTCAGCCCAGGTAAAGGAGATTATTTCGTTTAGCAGGGAGGAGGCTTTACGGCTGGGGAATGATTTTATCGGTACTGAACATTTGTTGCTTGGGTTGATTCGTGAGGGTGAAAATACGGCAGTTCGGATATTGAAGAGTTTCAATGTTGATCTGTATGAACTGCGGAAAGAAGTAGAATTGGCTGTCAAGGACAAGACCGGTAAGAACATCGCCAACATAAACAGCTTACCCCTGACCAAACAGGCAGAGAAGGTAATTCGTGTTACGGTACTGGAGGCGAAAGCCCTCAAAAGCCCTACCGTCGAAACCGAGCACCTCATGCTCTCCATTCTTAAGAACAAGGAAAACATAGCTACTCAAATTTTAAATCAGTTCGACGTGGATTACGATTTATTTAGAAACGAGTTAGGCGTAGTGAAAAGCAATGATGTTCGTAGCGAGTATGCAGATGAGAACGAAGACGACTTCGATGAAGAAAAGAAATACTCCCAACAGAAATCACGCGCAGCAGGAAATGCTAAAAGTAAAACACCCGTATTGGACAACTTTGGTCGTGATATCACCCGGTTGGCCGAAAGCGGAGCACTGGATCCTATCGTAGGAAGGGAAGAAGAGATCGAGCGGGTATCACAAATACTCTCCCGTCGTAAAAAGAATAACCCCATCCTCATTGGTGAGCCAGGTGTTGGTAAAACAGCCATTGTAGAAGGCCTGGCATTGCGCATCGTTCAACGCAAAGTATCCCGGGTATTGTTTGACAAACGTGTCATCTCCCTCGACCTCGCTGCACTGGTGGCAGGAACCAAATACCGTGGACAGTTTGAAGAACGTATGAAGGCCATCATGAATGAGCTGGAAAAGAACCGTGATGTCATCCTGTTCATCGATGAGATACATACTATCGTAGGTGCCGGTGGAGCCAGTGGTTCACTCGATGCTTCCAACATCTTTAAACCAGCTCTCGCAAGAGGAGAGCTCCAATGCATTGGCGCTTCCACACTCGATGAATACCGCATGTATATCGAGAAAGATGGTGCCCTCGACCGTCGGTTCCAGAAAGTGATGGTAGAACCACCAAGTGTGGATGAGACCATCCAGATATTGAACAACATTAAGTCCAAATACGAAGACTACCACAATGTTACTTACAATGACGAAGCCATTGATGCCTGCGTGAAGCTCAGCGATCGTTACATCACCGACCGTCTGTTGCCCGACAAGGCTATCGACGTAATGGATGAAGTAGGAGCCCGCGTGCACCTGAAGAACATTAATGTGCCCAAGGAGATCCTGGATCTCGAAAAAAAGATCGAGGATGTGAAAGTAGAGAAGAACAAGGTAGTCAAGAGCCAGAAGTTTGAAGAAGCTGCCTCCCTCCGTGATACCGAAAAACGGTTACAGGAAGAGCTGGAAAAAGCCAAAGCAAGCTGGGAAGAAGAAAGCAAGCACAAACGCTATCCCATAGATGAAGAGGCAATTGCCGAAGTCGTCAGTATGATGACCGGTATACCTGTCAAGAGAATGGTGCAGGCCGAAACAGAGAAGTTACGGAACATGACCATCGACATGAGCAATGTGGTCGTAGGACAAAATGATGCCATCACCAAAGTAGTGAAAGCTATCCAGCGCAACAGGGTAGGGTTGAAAGATCCTAAGAAGCCCATCGGTACCTTTATCTTCCTGGGTCCTACCGGCGTTGGTAAAACCGAGTTGGCCAGAGCCCTGGCACGGTACATGTTCGATTCAGAAGATGCACTCATCCGCATCGATATGAGTGAATACATGGAGAAATTCACCGTAAGCCGGTTGATTGGTGCTCCTCCCGGATATGTTGGATATGAAGAAGGCGGTCAGCTTACCGAGCGTGTTCGTCGTAAACCATATTCTGTGATCCTGCTCGATGAAATTGAAAAAGCACACCCCGATATCTACAATATCCTGTTACAGGTACTCGACGATGGACAATTGACCGATGGCCTGGGCAGAAAAGTAGACTTCAAGAATACACTCATCATCATGACCTCCAACATTGGCGTACGCCAGTTGAAAGACTTTGGTGATGGAGTAGGGTTTGCCACCGCATCACGTACACAGAATTCAGAAGAGAACAACAAAGCAGTCATAGAAAAGGCCCTCAAACGGACCTTCTCTCCCGAGTTCCTCAACCGTATCGATGATGTAGTGATCTTCAATAGCCTCACCAAGGAGCATATCTTCCTCATCATCGATATCCTGATGAAGGGTGTCATGAAGAGACTGTTGAGCCTTGGATTCAGCCTTGAACTCACCGAAGAAGCCAAAAACTTCATCGCTGAAAAAGGATATGATCAGCAGTTTGGTGCACGTCCCCTGCATAGGGCGATTCAGAAATACCTGGAAGATCCCCTCGCAGAAGAGATACTCAACCTGCACATCAAGCAAGGTGATATCATGATCGCTGACCTTGATAAGGAGAAAACCAAGATACAGTTCTCCCTCAAGGAACCTACTAAAGAAAAGTCTGAAGCGTCCTAA
- a CDS encoding STAS domain-containing protein has translation MQVKIDTKQKFHAITLIEPVLTANMTAELDECLLPFLQNDVKNVILIVKDINELDDAAGEYLLKIQQTFYEQGASFVICELQPSVEDALDRAGILEMMNVTPTESEAWDIVQLEEIERELMGGE, from the coding sequence ATGCAGGTCAAAATTGATACCAAGCAAAAATTCCATGCCATAACGCTCATTGAGCCGGTCTTAACTGCTAATATGACAGCAGAATTGGATGAATGTTTACTTCCCTTCCTCCAAAATGACGTTAAAAACGTGATACTAATTGTTAAAGACATTAACGAGCTGGACGATGCTGCGGGAGAATACCTATTAAAGATACAACAAACCTTTTATGAGCAAGGTGCATCGTTTGTAATCTGCGAGTTGCAGCCTTCGGTGGAAGATGCGCTGGACCGGGCGGGCATTCTGGAAATGATGAATGTGACGCCCACGGAAAGTGAGGCCTGGGATATTGTGCAACTGGAAGAGATCGAGCGGGAGTTGATGGGAGGAGAGTAA
- a CDS encoding 2-C-methyl-D-erythritol 4-phosphate cytidylyltransferase has product MKKYAVIVAGGSGMRMGTVVPKQFLPLQGKPVLWYTLTAFLDSFPDLDIILVLPEAHIQTGQEILRSTYAPDRIWMAVGGETRFHSVRNGLSHIHQHSIVFVHDGVRCLLTPQLIRRCFSMAQERGNAIPAITAVDSIRIEHFDHNEFIDRSKVRIIQTPQTFYSDIIKAAFEQEYEESFTDEASVVERLGVKIHLIEGESTNIKITHPIDVLIAEKILEEREMGI; this is encoded by the coding sequence ATGAAAAAATACGCAGTTATTGTAGCCGGCGGATCAGGGATGCGCATGGGCACGGTGGTGCCCAAACAGTTTTTACCCCTGCAGGGGAAACCAGTATTGTGGTATACGCTTACGGCATTCCTGGATTCTTTTCCCGACCTGGACATTATTTTGGTATTGCCGGAGGCGCATATCCAGACGGGGCAGGAAATCCTACGCTCCACCTATGCCCCGGATCGCATCTGGATGGCAGTAGGAGGTGAAACCCGCTTTCACTCGGTACGGAATGGCCTGTCGCATATTCACCAGCATTCGATCGTTTTTGTACACGATGGGGTACGTTGCCTGCTGACTCCCCAACTGATCAGGCGCTGTTTCAGCATGGCACAGGAACGGGGCAATGCAATCCCGGCCATCACTGCGGTAGATTCTATCCGCATTGAGCACTTTGATCACAATGAATTCATCGACCGGAGCAAGGTGCGGATCATCCAGACACCGCAAACTTTTTACAGTGATATCATTAAAGCGGCTTTTGAACAGGAATATGAGGAATCGTTTACGGATGAGGCGAGTGTGGTAGAAAGGCTGGGAGTAAAGATCCACCTGATCGAAGGAGAATCGACCAATATCAAGATCACGCACCCCATTGATGTACTGATTGCCGAGAAGATACTGGAAGAACGGGAGATGGGGATCTGA
- a CDS encoding GNAT family N-acetyltransferase, with the protein MSNHSIQYLQRAQIDTVKWDNCLAAAPNGLIYGYSFYLDRMAVDWDALVLNDYEAVMPLPWKKKWGTSYLAHPPITASLGIFGTAVTPALTGLFIQAIPPRFKLVDLLLNPANFLPTSQLQSIRNNYVLDLQSTYADIYSHYRNNVRRNIKKAQQLNCRYAVGIQVEEVIRLAHWQIQQQATNIGEEDYAHFKDLFHYLLSNQAAEACGVYTPNDELVASCVWFYSKARAYYILVGNHPNGKTLGASHYLIDRFIEAHAGQELILDFEGSDIASLAFFYSSFGAVNEAYPALQFQRLPWWLQWKSKGYPKINS; encoded by the coding sequence ATGTCAAATCATTCCATTCAATACCTGCAGCGTGCACAGATTGATACTGTGAAATGGGACAACTGCCTGGCTGCCGCTCCCAATGGATTGATCTATGGTTATTCTTTTTACCTCGATAGGATGGCTGTCGATTGGGATGCCCTGGTGCTGAATGATTATGAAGCCGTAATGCCCTTGCCATGGAAAAAGAAATGGGGTACCAGCTACCTCGCTCATCCGCCGATTACCGCTTCCCTGGGCATTTTTGGAACAGCTGTTACCCCGGCATTGACCGGCCTGTTTATTCAGGCCATCCCGCCACGTTTTAAATTGGTCGACCTGTTATTGAATCCCGCTAATTTTCTGCCCACTTCCCAGTTGCAATCCATTCGCAATAATTATGTGCTGGACCTTCAAAGCACCTATGCGGATATTTACAGCCATTACCGGAATAATGTACGTCGCAATATTAAAAAAGCCCAACAATTAAACTGTCGTTATGCAGTAGGTATTCAGGTAGAAGAGGTGATCAGGTTGGCACATTGGCAAATTCAGCAGCAGGCAACCAATATTGGAGAGGAGGATTATGCTCATTTTAAAGACCTGTTTCATTACCTGCTGTCCAATCAGGCAGCGGAAGCCTGTGGCGTGTATACCCCTAACGATGAACTGGTCGCATCCTGTGTGTGGTTTTATTCAAAAGCCAGGGCCTATTACATTTTGGTGGGCAATCATCCCAATGGAAAGACCCTAGGCGCTTCCCATTACCTCATTGACCGGTTCATTGAGGCCCATGCCGGGCAGGAGCTTATATTGGATTTTGAAGGATCAGATATTGCCAGCCTGGCATTTTTTTACAGCAGTTTCGGAGCCGTAAATGAAGCCTATCCGGCCCTTCAGTTCCAGCGGCTGCCCTGGTGGCTGCAGTGGAAAAGCAAAGGTTATCCTAAGATCAACTCCTGA
- a CDS encoding M1 family metallopeptidase, translating to MIDAWTFYAPNDKMWKSSLPMTKDAIHFRSRLIGEYPYNVVSVVETNTGFDGGMEYPTITNIGPVKDTQTLDFVIEHEVGHNWFYGILANNERDHPWMDEGINSYYGNRYKEWKYPNKPARGWFESKIPEDQTALILAALAKEKKDQPINTPSAAFTEDNYAVIAYAKAASWMKQLEQTIGQPAFDAAMQQYYQQWKFKHPAPEDFQRLMQQQTGKDLSASFRLLDTTGVLPGGYTGPKKIRPAFLFSMKDYEKVNYVNFLPAIGYNMYDKFMLGLVLHNISMPSHNFQFIAVPVYATGSKQINGIGNISYTWHPNKHFQSIELGLTGARFSTLEGTDSNATKVFGGFHKVVPSLRFTFKNKSLLSTVEKWIEWKTYLIGEKGFKYVTDSDDSMTYPAPGVTRNRYLNQLTFNITDYRKLYPYDVQIQLQQGDGFYRANATGYYFFNYAKGGGMQVRLFAAKFGYIGGKTSEKLGRTFLYQPKLTAVRGDEDYTYSNYFIGRSEFDGAASQQIMMRDGGLKLRTDLFAGLQGRSDNWVASANFNTTLPQKLFPVKLPIRIFLDLGTYAEAWKKDAETSRFLYVAGLQLTLFKDLLNVYAPLFYSKEFRDNLKTTPEVNTFGKRLSFSFDIQRFNLRKIIGH from the coding sequence GTGATCGACGCCTGGACCTTCTATGCACCCAACGATAAAATGTGGAAGAGCAGCCTCCCCATGACAAAAGACGCCATTCATTTCCGATCCCGGCTTATTGGCGAATATCCTTACAATGTAGTGAGCGTAGTAGAAACCAATACAGGTTTCGATGGCGGCATGGAATATCCCACTATTACCAATATAGGTCCCGTGAAGGATACCCAAACACTGGATTTTGTGATCGAACATGAAGTGGGCCACAACTGGTTCTATGGTATCCTGGCCAATAATGAACGCGACCATCCCTGGATGGATGAAGGCATTAACTCTTATTATGGCAATCGCTACAAAGAATGGAAGTATCCCAATAAACCGGCGAGAGGCTGGTTTGAATCCAAGATACCCGAAGACCAGACAGCATTGATCCTCGCAGCCCTTGCCAAAGAAAAAAAAGACCAACCCATCAATACCCCTTCGGCCGCTTTTACCGAAGATAATTACGCCGTGATCGCTTATGCCAAAGCCGCCAGCTGGATGAAGCAACTGGAACAAACCATTGGCCAGCCCGCCTTTGATGCCGCCATGCAACAGTATTACCAGCAATGGAAATTCAAACATCCGGCACCCGAAGACTTTCAACGGCTCATGCAGCAGCAGACCGGTAAAGACCTCAGCGCCTCGTTCCGGCTGCTCGATACCACCGGTGTGTTGCCCGGCGGATATACCGGCCCTAAAAAGATCAGGCCTGCCTTCCTCTTTTCTATGAAGGATTATGAGAAGGTAAATTATGTGAACTTTTTACCGGCCATCGGATACAACATGTACGATAAGTTCATGCTTGGCCTGGTGCTGCACAACATCAGCATGCCTTCCCATAATTTTCAATTCATAGCGGTACCCGTATATGCAACCGGCAGCAAACAAATCAATGGCATTGGAAACATCAGTTATACCTGGCATCCCAATAAGCATTTTCAATCCATCGAATTGGGACTGACCGGTGCCCGGTTTTCCACCCTGGAAGGAACAGACAGCAATGCCACCAAGGTCTTTGGCGGCTTTCACAAAGTAGTTCCATCCCTGCGTTTCACTTTCAAAAACAAGTCATTGCTCTCTACCGTTGAAAAATGGATAGAATGGAAAACTTATCTGATAGGAGAAAAGGGATTCAAATATGTAACAGATAGCGATGATTCTATGACTTATCCGGCACCGGGTGTCACACGCAACCGTTACCTCAACCAGCTTACGTTCAACATTACCGACTATAGAAAGTTGTACCCCTACGATGTACAGATCCAGTTACAACAGGGTGATGGTTTCTACCGGGCCAATGCTACCGGCTACTACTTTTTCAATTATGCCAAAGGAGGAGGGATGCAGGTAAGGCTATTTGCTGCCAAATTTGGCTACATCGGAGGAAAGACCAGCGAGAAGCTTGGACGTACCTTTTTGTATCAACCAAAACTCACTGCTGTACGGGGCGATGAAGATTACACCTACAGCAATTATTTTATTGGTAGGTCTGAATTTGATGGAGCCGCCAGTCAGCAGATCATGATGCGTGATGGCGGGTTGAAATTACGTACCGACCTTTTTGCAGGATTACAGGGCCGTTCCGATAATTGGGTGGCCTCCGCAAATTTCAATACAACACTTCCTCAAAAGCTGTTCCCTGTAAAGTTGCCCATAAGGATATTCCTGGATTTGGGTACTTATGCTGAAGCCTGGAAAAAGGATGCCGAGACCAGCAGGTTCCTGTACGTGGCAGGTTTACAATTGACCCTGTTCAAAGACCTGCTCAATGTCTATGCGCCCCTGTTCTACAGCAAGGAATTCAGGGACAACCTCAAAACCACGCCCGAAGTAAATACATTTGGCAAACGCCTCTCCTTCAGCTTTGATATACAACGTTTCAACCTGAGGAAGATCATTGGCCATTAA
- a CDS encoding gluzincin family metallopeptidase, with protein sequence MMKKLLLLLLMASTSTAAWCQSAYWQQELHYTIDVSLDDQQNSLQGFLKLRYTNHSPDTLTFIWFHLWPNAYKNDRTAFSDQLLLQGRTDFYFSSREQHGYINRLDFRINNATLPTEDHPQYIDIVKVYLPTPLLPGAQTEITTPFHVKLPKNFSRGGHTGQSYQATQWYPKPAVYDSKGWHPMPYLDQGEFYSEFGTYDVRITVPQDYVVAATGELQSEEEKQWMRKMNAAYREQHAPP encoded by the coding sequence ATGATGAAAAAACTGCTGCTGCTTCTGCTTATGGCTTCAACCAGCACTGCTGCCTGGTGTCAATCTGCCTATTGGCAGCAGGAACTGCATTATACCATTGATGTGAGCCTCGACGACCAGCAAAACAGCCTGCAGGGTTTCCTCAAACTCCGGTACACCAACCATTCTCCCGATACCCTCACCTTCATCTGGTTCCATCTTTGGCCCAATGCCTATAAAAATGACCGGACAGCTTTTAGTGACCAGTTGCTCCTGCAGGGACGTACCGACTTTTATTTTTCCAGCCGTGAACAGCACGGGTACATCAATCGCCTTGATTTCCGGATCAACAATGCCACACTGCCTACTGAAGATCATCCCCAATACATTGATATTGTAAAAGTATACCTCCCCACGCCATTGCTGCCCGGCGCACAAACAGAGATTACCACCCCCTTCCATGTAAAGCTGCCAAAGAATTTTTCCCGCGGAGGGCACACCGGCCAGTCATACCAGGCCACCCAATGGTACCCCAAACCCGCCGTGTATGACAGCAAGGGCTGGCATCCTATGCCTTACCTCGACCAGGGTGAATTTTACAGTGAGTTCGGTACTTATGATGTACGCATTACCGTGCCCCAGGATTATGTAGTGGCTGCCACCGGTGAACTGCAGAGTGAAGAAGAAAAGCAATGGATGCGGAAAATGAATGCCGCTTATAGAGAACAGCATGCCCCCCCGTGA